The nucleotide window tgcatgaagcgacagtggagaggaaaactcccctttaacagggaggagaacctccagcagaaccagaaccaggctcagtgtgaacgctcatctgcctccacccactggggcttagagaagacagagcagagacacagaaagctcagaagctcacattgacccaggagtactttctatgttagagaagacagagcagagacacagaaagctcagaagctcacattgacccaggagtactttctatgttagagaagacagagcagagacacagaaagctcagaagctcacattgacccaggagtactttctatggtagagaagacagagcagagacacagaaagctcagaagctcacattgatccaggagtactttctatgttagagaagacagagcagagacacagaaagctcacattgacccaggagtactttctatgttagagaagacagagcagagacacagaaagctcagaagctcacattgatccaggagtactttctatgttagagaagacagagcagagacacagaaagctcacattgacccaggagtactttctatgttagagaagacagagcagagacacagaaagctcagaagctcacattgacccaggagtactttctatgttagagaagacagagcagagacacagaaagcacagaagctcacattgacccaggagtactttctatgttagagaagacagagcagagacacagaaagctcacattgacccaggagtactttctatgttagagaagacagagcagagacacagaaagcacagaagctcacattgacccaggagtactttctatgttagagaagacagagcagagacacagaaagctcacattgacccaggagtactttctatgttagagaagacagagcagagacacagaaagctcagaagctcacattgacccaggagtactttctatgttagagaagacagagcagagacacagaaagcacagaagctcacattgacccaggagtactttctatgttagagaagacagagcagagacacagaaagctcagaagctcacattgatccaggagtactttctatgttagagaagacagagcagagacacagaaagcacagaagctcacattgacccaggagtactttctatgttagagaagacagagcagagacacagaaagctcacattgacccaggagtactttctatgttagagaagacagagcagagacacagaaagcacagaagctcacattgacccaggagtactttctatggtagagaagacagaccagagacacagaaagctcagaagctcacattgacccaggagtactttctatgttagagaagacagagcagagacaggcACATAAAGACACACATGTTGACATTCACACACTTTTAGACTCTAAAGTGTCCTgatccggtccggtccggtctggggggtggagggggggggggcatcctGCAGCTCCAACATGCCTGGCCTCCCTCATCAGCATCCGGTCCTTCAGCTCTGCAGACATGCACCTGCTTCAGGTGCGCTGGAGGAAGGATGCATGTAGAAGCTGCAGGACGTCCTGCTCCACACAGACCTGAAACCCGGGCTGCAGCGGCCTGAGATGGCCCCGCATCATAAAGGATGCAGCCATGCAGACGTGAACCCAGCAGAAAGCCACGGCGAGCAGCTGGAGGCCGTCTGACCCGCTGATTTCTATCGGCTGCGTCTTTCTGCATAGAGGCTGTCGGCTCTGCAGAAAACAGGAAGCGAGCCGTGAGAGAAACGAGCGATGTAAAAATAGCTGCGAGCAGAGCAGCGGCGCAGCGTGAAGCTGAAACATGTCACACCCAGGGAGCCTCACCCTGCTCTCCGCTCTGCGCCTGCAGGTTTCTGACGCCATGCAGACGGTGAAGTGCGTGGTGGTGGGCGACGGCGCCGTGGGCAAGACCTGCCTCCTCATCTCCTACACCACCGGAGCCTTCCCCAAGGAGTACATCCCCACCGTGTTCGACAACTACAGCAGCCAGGTGGGTCCCTGAACGCACCGCCGCCGCTGGACACGCAGGCTGCTGGTGTGTTCAGGACACGTCAGCGTGGGGGGGGGCATTAACAGAGAGGATCACTCAGACTGGGGCCAGGTACAGCTGCAGAGACCAATCAGCATCAGTCTGCAGCTTCACCGGCTGCTGGCCCCAGCTCCTCCTCATCCAGACCCAGCAGCAGTAAGCTAGATGTTTCTGCAGCCTGGTGGTCCACCTTCATGTGCTCACCTGTGTGTGTACCTGTGCTGCGGTGCGTTCAGGTGACGGTGGACGGACGGGTCATCAGTCTGAACCTGTGGGACACGGCGGGTCAGGAGGAGTACGACCGGCTCAGGACGCTGTCCTACCCACAGACCAACGTCTTCGTCATCTGCTTCTCCATCTCCAGCCCCGCCTCCTACGAGAACGTCAAACACAAGTGGCacccagaggtcagaggtcacacACTCCCCCACACGGCTGCAGCGTTTAATGTCAGTGAAGGTCCAGGGCGCAGTAGAGGAGAacagagaaccagaaccttctcAGCTCCTAAAGGGTCATGGAGGTTAGATGGACATCTCCAGCAGGGAGGAGATGATCCAGGAGGTCTCTGCTGTAGACCACGCTCACGCTGCCATGGTGGAGATGAGCTCTCCTGGTTAGACCTTCTGCTCTGGTCCAGAGGTGGTAAAACCCTGACAGCAGCTCATCTAGTCTGGTAAAAAGCTGCAGGCCTCAAAGTCCACTTTGATGAAGGACTTCAGGAAAGTCCGTCTGATTGGAGGAATAAATAAAGAGCATAGAAATGTGTGCACAGACTAGACTAGACTAGactagattagattagattagattagattaatcTACCCCCTCCTAGAATGTAAAGTGCTTCAGATCATCTCATAAATATTAACATTAGCCAAAGAGAGCCTCAGTAAACAGAAATGGGTTTTCTAAACGATCATGTCATGTATTAGGTCTCCTGAGAAGGTTCTCCACTGTGTGTTCTCCATGTATGGCGAACCATTCTCACTGTATGGAGAACcgttctcactgtggttctctgGAGAACCACGGCTTTAGAGACATTTCCGTCACCCTTTCCAGACTGCAGGATGTGGGAGTCTTTGTTTCTCGTCCGTTCTCGGGTTTCTTCAGACGGGACACTACTTCCTGCCGTCAGACAGGTTCTACAGGAGCGGTTTCTGGTTTCTACAGAACCCGGTAGAACCAAAGGAACATTGTTAATCCCAGTTATATTTCCACACAGGTCCAGCTTGGTTTAAGTGTAATCTGTTGTTTTACTCCGGTTCTCTTTGTCTGATGTCAaagtctgaaacatttaaaggagGAAACACAGAATGTGGCAGGAAGTGAAGTGAAGTGAAGTTCAGATTTGGGTCTGAACATCTTTTATCGTCCCATCCTGGACACCAGAACCGCTCCTGGTTCTTCTCCTGGACGTCTTTAACATAAAGATCTGACCTTGTTTCTTCTCCAGGTGTCCCACCACTGCCCCAGCGTTCCCATCCTCCTGGTCGGCACCAAGAGCGACCTCCGGAACGACGTTGAGATCCAGAGGAAGCTGAAGGAGCAGAACCAGACGCCCATCACCAACCAGCAGGGCGCGGCCCTGGCCAAGCAGATCCAGGCGGTGCGCTACATGGAGTGCTCGGCCCTGAACCAGGACGGCATCAAGGAGGTGTTCGCCGAGGCCGTCAGGTCCTACCTGAACCCGCAGCCCACCGTCAGCAAGAAGCCCTGCGTCCTGCTGTGAGCCCCCGGGCCGAGCTGCTCCGTCTGAGAGACTGCTCCCACAATATTTTACCCTtatttcttcagatttttaGCCTTTAATTAGAAAACAGGCAGGTTTAGGAGTGGGATTAAAGTTTTTCCAGAAGCTCTGATGCAAAGCGAAGGGCTGTAGTTTGAAATGTGTGTAACTCTGCTGTGACCCGCGACCCGATCTCAGCCCATCAGAACCGTCTATAAACCCGAGCTATGGTCCGAATCCTAACAGAACCGTCCTGGGAATGATCGATCTCTGGGTGTAGAAAAGAAATCGCCTcaaattttagttttagtttcacAAACAGGTTCATTGGTCTGAAATTATCCCCAGAAAAAAGTCTTTAGGTTCAGATTAGCATCAACTTCCTGAGCAGGAGTGGTCGGGCTCGGGTGGAGACCGGTGCTGGTACCGGTACCGGTACCACCAGAACCGGCTTGGTTTCTACAGAGAAGGAAGCAGCACACAgaatcacacacacaccgttTACACGAACGCTCCTTTACCGCAAACAACATTCAGTTTGATCAGATTTATCAGAACCAAACCAAGATGGAGCCGCTGTCTCCCCGTCCTcacatttaaaattattaagACTAAATGTTAATATTTCTGCCAAACACGTCGACACAAAACCATCCTGGCGCAGAAACGGCTTCAGTCTGAGGGCTAAACATCCGAAGCTAAAAGATCAGCGCAGAAAATGCTACATGCTAACATTTGACCAAGAGAACGCTGTTAACTGATGACACTGTGAAActttggtttattgtttaaatgcaaaatatgGAAGAAATGTCTGATCTCAAACTGAATGATCCTGCAGGCTGGTTGTGGTTTTTTAGCTAAGCTGCTAGCGAGGCTAACGCCCTGAAACCAGCTCCACCACTCCATTAGCTTAATTCTTCTCttaaattttattgattattttattggtgaattaatttacattattttatttaagtggACAATGCAATAAAAACACCTTTCATGCAGTGAATGGCTGCTGcggtttatttcagtaatttccTCATAGCTAACGGCTAACGTCATTGTTTGTCCTGAGAAAGAGAAGCTAACCCAGAGGCTGCAGACGCATTAACCATCATCGCTCCTCTGTAACAGCATCCAGAAGTCCTtcatcctgcagagaggaacattattccaggagaacatctcagctGCTTCCAGCTTCCAGGATGGACGTCCAGCAGGTTCAGCCCAAGATCAGAGCAGAAAGCAGGAGCTTTGAAGGAGAAAgaaccaagatggcagccgGACTGAGGTTAGCAGAGCTTCATCTGGAGGAAGGACCAGACGTCTGGGACAAAGTCCTCTGGACAGAGGAGACCAACGCTAAGATGTTTGACCCTGATGGTCAGAACCATGATGAAGGAAACTAGACAGAGCAGATCGGTACCAACATCTCCTCCCAGTGGTAAAACACGATGGTGGAAGGATGGTGATCTGGGCCTTTTCAGCATCAGACATCAGGTATCACCAGGAAAACTGTTTCCTGTTCCTGTCTCACGGCGAGGCTTCACCTTTGGAGACCACAGCAACATCACAGTTAACCAGCCAATGAACTAATTACAGGCTAATCAGCCCacaacatattttattcttaaaatGTTGCCACTATTAAAAGATGTGGAGTATCTCAGCATGTGACCTAAAATTAGAATTTTATTTGTAGCAGAAGAAGCTTCCTTACAGTAATGTGAAACTTTAGGTCTCCTCATTATTCTGAGAACTCTGCAGGTTCCCTAAACAGCAGCCGAGGTTTTACTGCTAACGGACCAGAACTCCGCCCCGGTTCTGTTTGAATAAATGACGCCGGGAGGGAAGTCGGTTTAATGAGCGACCTGCTGACCAACAACTTCCCCAAACGATGAAAGGTCTCCTTCATGCAATAATCAAATCATAGCAGCACCGTGATCACACTGAGCAGCGCTGACCGGTTACTAACGCTGAGGGGAAGCACACCTGAGCTCACCtttgctgcgatgcgtcagagcgtccgccatgttggatgtggcaaatctgctgttagactgagtcacttaaacagtatcagagggaatttaatctcagaatatactttctattcgtaacatttttatttttgtaatattacgagtttattttcgtattcccttagcttcattctcctgactttattctcgtaaagaataaaaattagtATAAGAATCTAaactggccctattactccaggagtgaaatagttctgcaaactgactattctggaaatgtttcctcttaattgtcataatatgacgtttttctcataatgtTACCacttttgcctttttatttactttattctcctatgacttttttctcatattagtaattttctCTTTATTACTCCCCcccaaaagtctgttcctaatctgtgaCAATACCAGAATTTataaggttcacatgtgacacggttttatgaaat belongs to Fundulus heteroclitus isolate FHET01 chromosome 11, MU-UCD_Fhet_4.1, whole genome shotgun sequence and includes:
- the rhogb gene encoding ras homolog family member Gb, giving the protein MQTVKCVVVGDGAVGKTCLLISYTTGAFPKEYIPTVFDNYSSQVTVDGRVISLNLWDTAGQEEYDRLRTLSYPQTNVFVICFSISSPASYENVKHKWHPEVSHHCPSVPILLVGTKSDLRNDVEIQRKLKEQNQTPITNQQGAALAKQIQAVRYMECSALNQDGIKEVFAEAVRSYLNPQPTVSKKPCVLL